Proteins co-encoded in one Pseudorhizobium banfieldiae genomic window:
- the ileS gene encoding isoleucine--tRNA ligase → MTDTAEKLDYSKTLYLPETEFPMRAGLPQKEPELVKRWQQMDLYRQLRASAAGREKFVLHDGPPYANGNIHIGHALNKILKDVITRSFQMRGYDSNYVPGWDCHGLPIEWKIEEKYREKGKNKDEVPVNEFRQECREFAAHWIKVQSEEFKRLGIEGDFDNPYTTMNFHAEARIAGELLKIAKSGQLYRGSKPVMWSVVERTALAEAEVEYADVESDTIWVKFPVVRMSEPGVALETGEAYRQAVIAQNADGGVLGDLQGSFVVIWTTTPWTIPGNRAISYSPKVSYGLYEVTAAENDFGPRPGEKLVFANKLAEESFAKAKLQYRKLRDVTAEELASLVCGHPLRQFGGGYEFPAPLLAGDHVTDDAGTGFVHTAPSHGREDFDAWTDNVRELEARGIDTKIPFPVDDAGFYTADAPGFGPDREGGPARVMDDNGKKGDANKAVIEALIAANNLFARGRLKHSYPHSWRSKKPVIFRNTPQWFVYMDKDFGDGTTLRSRALKAIDETRFVPSAGQNRLRAMIEQRPDWVLSRQRAWGVPICVFVDEKGAILQDDAVNARIMDAFEQEGADAWFAEGARERFLGSRANEGWTQVRDILDVWFDSGSTHTFTLEDRPDLKWPADVYLEGSDQHRGWFHSSLLESAATRGRAPYDAVITHGFTMDEKGQKMSKSLGNVVAPQDVMKDAGADILRLWVMTTDYWEDQRLGKTIIQTNVDAYRKLRNTIRWMLGTLAHDEGEDIAYADLPELERLMLHRLVELDRLVRDGYDAFDFKKIARALIDFANIELSAFYFDIRKDALYCDAPSSLRRRSALVVIRKIFDCMVTWLAPMLPFTTEEAWLSRNPQAVSVHLEQFPEVPAEWRNEALAEKWSKVRRVRSVVTGALEIERKEKRIGSSLEAAPVVHVSDTALMNALEGQDFEEICITSAIRVVAGEGPEAAFRLAEVPGVAVETKLAEGTKCARSWRVTTDVGSDPDYPEVSARDAAALRELAALGRLG, encoded by the coding sequence ATGACCGATACCGCCGAAAAGCTGGATTATTCCAAGACCCTCTACCTGCCCGAGACCGAGTTCCCGATGCGCGCCGGCCTGCCGCAGAAAGAACCGGAACTGGTCAAGCGCTGGCAGCAGATGGATCTTTACAGACAACTTCGCGCCTCCGCCGCCGGTCGCGAAAAGTTCGTGCTGCATGACGGCCCGCCCTATGCCAACGGCAACATCCATATCGGCCACGCGCTGAACAAGATCCTGAAGGACGTCATCACCCGCTCCTTCCAGATGCGCGGCTACGATTCCAACTATGTCCCCGGCTGGGACTGCCACGGACTGCCGATCGAATGGAAGATCGAGGAGAAGTACCGCGAGAAGGGCAAGAACAAGGACGAGGTTCCGGTCAACGAGTTCCGCCAGGAATGCCGCGAATTCGCGGCGCATTGGATCAAGGTGCAGTCGGAGGAGTTCAAGCGGCTCGGCATCGAGGGCGATTTCGATAATCCCTACACGACGATGAACTTCCACGCAGAGGCGCGGATCGCAGGCGAACTTCTGAAGATCGCCAAGTCGGGCCAGCTCTATCGGGGCTCGAAGCCGGTCATGTGGTCGGTCGTCGAGCGCACTGCCTTGGCCGAGGCCGAGGTGGAATATGCCGATGTCGAGAGCGACACGATCTGGGTGAAGTTCCCGGTTGTGCGGATGAGCGAGCCGGGCGTGGCGCTTGAGACCGGTGAGGCATACAGGCAGGCGGTCATCGCACAGAACGCCGATGGTGGTGTCCTCGGCGATCTCCAGGGTTCCTTCGTCGTCATCTGGACGACCACGCCCTGGACGATCCCCGGCAACCGGGCGATCAGCTATTCCCCAAAGGTGTCTTACGGTCTGTATGAAGTCACGGCCGCGGAAAATGACTTCGGGCCGCGTCCCGGGGAAAAGCTCGTCTTCGCCAATAAGCTGGCCGAGGAGTCTTTTGCCAAGGCGAAGCTGCAGTACCGGAAGCTTCGCGATGTCACGGCCGAAGAACTAGCGTCCCTCGTGTGCGGGCACCCGCTTCGCCAGTTCGGTGGCGGCTATGAGTTCCCCGCTCCGCTTCTCGCCGGCGATCACGTCACCGATGACGCCGGCACCGGCTTCGTGCACACCGCACCCAGCCATGGCCGCGAGGACTTTGACGCCTGGACCGATAATGTCCGCGAGCTCGAAGCGCGCGGTATCGACACGAAGATCCCGTTCCCCGTAGACGACGCTGGCTTTTACACCGCCGATGCCCCCGGCTTTGGTCCGGACCGCGAGGGTGGCCCGGCCCGCGTCATGGACGACAACGGCAAGAAGGGCGATGCCAACAAGGCCGTCATCGAGGCGCTGATTGCCGCCAACAATCTGTTTGCCCGCGGTCGCCTGAAGCACTCCTACCCGCATTCCTGGCGGTCGAAGAAGCCGGTCATCTTCCGTAACACGCCGCAGTGGTTCGTCTACATGGACAAGGACTTCGGCGACGGGACGACGCTGCGTTCGCGCGCGCTGAAGGCGATCGACGAGACGCGCTTCGTGCCGTCTGCCGGCCAGAACCGCCTGCGCGCCATGATCGAACAGCGCCCCGACTGGGTGCTGTCGCGCCAGCGCGCCTGGGGCGTCCCGATCTGCGTCTTCGTCGACGAGAAGGGCGCGATCCTGCAGGACGATGCAGTGAACGCTCGCATCATGGACGCTTTCGAGCAGGAGGGTGCCGACGCCTGGTTTGCCGAGGGCGCCCGCGAGCGCTTCCTCGGCTCCCGCGCGAACGAGGGCTGGACACAGGTCCGCGACATCCTCGATGTCTGGTTCGACTCAGGCTCGACGCACACCTTTACGCTGGAAGACCGGCCGGATCTGAAATGGCCGGCGGACGTCTATCTCGAAGGCTCCGACCAGCATCGCGGCTGGTTCCACTCCTCGCTTCTGGAATCGGCGGCCACCCGCGGCCGCGCGCCCTATGACGCCGTCATCACCCATGGCTTCACCATGGATGAGAAGGGCCAGAAGATGTCGAAGTCGCTAGGCAATGTCGTGGCGCCACAGGACGTCATGAAAGATGCCGGCGCCGACATCCTTCGCCTCTGGGTCATGACCACCGATTACTGGGAAGACCAGCGTCTCGGCAAGACGATCATCCAGACGAATGTCGATGCTTATCGCAAGCTGCGAAACACGATCCGCTGGATGCTCGGCACGCTCGCGCACGACGAAGGCGAGGACATTGCCTATGCGGACCTGCCCGAACTCGAAAGGCTCATGCTGCATCGCCTGGTCGAGCTGGACCGGCTGGTGCGTGATGGCTATGACGCATTCGACTTCAAGAAGATCGCCCGCGCCCTGATCGACTTCGCGAATATCGAGTTGTCGGCCTTCTACTTCGACATCCGCAAGGACGCGCTCTACTGCGACGCGCCGTCGTCGCTGCGCCGGCGGTCGGCACTCGTCGTCATCCGCAAGATCTTCGACTGCATGGTGACCTGGCTCGCGCCGATGCTGCCGTTCACCACGGAGGAAGCCTGGCTGTCCCGCAATCCGCAAGCGGTCTCGGTGCATCTGGAACAGTTCCCCGAGGTGCCGGCAGAATGGCGCAACGAAGCGCTCGCGGAAAAATGGTCGAAGGTCCGCCGCGTGCGTTCAGTCGTCACGGGCGCACTGGAGATCGAGCGCAAGGAAAAGCGGATCGGCTCGTCGCTGGAGGCGGCACCGGTCGTGCACGTGTCGGATACTGCCCTGATGAACGCGCTCGAGGGGCAGGATTTCGAAGAGATCTGCATCACTTCGGCCATTCGTGTGGTCGCCGGCGAAGGGCCGGAAGCAGCGTTCCGTCTTGCCGAGGTGCCGGGTGTCGCAGTCGAGACGAAGCTGGCGGAAGGGACGAAGTGCGCCCGTTCCTGGCGCGTCACGACGGATGTCGGGTCTGATCCCGACTACCCTGAAGTGTCGGCACGAGATGCCGCAGCCTTGCGTGAACTGGCAGCCCTTGGCCGTCTTGGCTGA
- a CDS encoding nucleoside deaminase, translated as MAKNDGFMTEALQEAEQAGSRGEVPVGAVLVMDGEIIARSGNRTRAENDVTAHAEINVIREASRLLGQERLTGADLYVTLEPCAMCAAAISFARIRRLYYGAEDPKGGGVDHGGRFYAQPTCHHVPEVYSAIAERQAAELLKRFFQEKR; from the coding sequence ATGGCCAAGAACGACGGTTTCATGACAGAAGCGCTGCAGGAGGCGGAACAGGCCGGCAGCCGGGGCGAGGTCCCCGTTGGCGCCGTACTGGTCATGGATGGCGAGATCATTGCGCGCTCGGGGAACCGTACTCGCGCCGAAAACGACGTCACCGCCCATGCCGAAATCAATGTCATCCGAGAGGCCTCTCGGCTGCTCGGGCAGGAGCGGCTAACGGGTGCCGACCTCTACGTGACGCTAGAACCCTGCGCGATGTGTGCGGCGGCGATTTCCTTTGCGCGTATCCGCAGGCTCTACTACGGTGCCGAGGACCCGAAGGGGGGCGGGGTCGATCATGGCGGCAGGTTTTACGCGCAGCCAACCTGTCATCATGTGCCAGAGGTCTATTCCGCCATCGCAGAACGGCAGGCTGCAGAACTGCTGAAGCGCTTCTTCCAGGAAAAACGATAG
- a CDS encoding pseudouridine synthase — MTPKDKPKRGGAKSFERATKPGSATKGKPTGKAAFSAKAGLKQRPVKEAGNSDKPVAKQPAKASTAPVEAAGSKPERISKILARAGVASRRDVERMIMEGRVRLNGTVLETPVVNATLEDRIEVDGQPIRGIERTRLWLYHKPAGLVTTNSDPEGRPTVFENLPEDLPRVMSIGRLDINTEGLLLLTNDGGLSRVLELPTTGWLRRYRVRAHGEVDQAALDKLKEGIAVDGVLYGAIDATLDRQQGHNVWITVGLREGKNREVKNVLGALGLEVNRLIRISYGPFQLGDLPEGQVVEVRGRMLRDQLGPRLIEEAKANFDAPIYSDVGGSEEPEPVTTRAASRDDRERTGGWSQDRSSNRQDSRRDDRRGKPVSRGDKRDDRDFSEKPKKRPPMGTSRTANVWMAPGARPTTDAKGKRTSARAEAEKLFDKPKLPSDRRVLVNRAEEDSDWIRAESPARDSRDGDFPRKRPAGDRPDRGERSPRTERPFADRPRGEGSFREKPRGDRKPREEGEGARGRGYSDDARSERPRGDRPFGDPPRGPRTEQDRSRGDRPRGSKPAGDRSFGGKPGGGKSFGGKPSGGKPGGGRGKPGGGGARPGGRPAGGKPRTRG, encoded by the coding sequence ATGACACCCAAAGACAAGCCAAAGCGCGGCGGAGCAAAGTCCTTCGAACGCGCAACGAAACCCGGATCAGCGACGAAGGGCAAGCCCACCGGCAAGGCCGCCTTCTCCGCCAAGGCGGGACTGAAGCAGCGGCCCGTGAAGGAAGCCGGCAACAGCGACAAGCCTGTGGCAAAGCAGCCGGCAAAGGCTTCGACGGCCCCTGTCGAGGCCGCCGGATCGAAGCCGGAGCGGATTTCCAAGATCCTTGCCCGTGCCGGGGTAGCCTCGCGCCGCGATGTCGAGCGCATGATCATGGAAGGCCGGGTGCGGTTGAACGGCACTGTCCTCGAGACGCCGGTGGTCAACGCTACCCTCGAAGATCGCATCGAGGTTGATGGTCAGCCGATCCGCGGCATCGAACGCACCAGGCTGTGGCTCTACCACAAGCCCGCCGGACTTGTGACGACCAACTCCGACCCGGAAGGACGCCCGACCGTCTTCGAGAACCTGCCGGAAGACCTGCCGCGGGTCATGTCGATCGGGCGCCTTGATATCAATACCGAGGGACTGCTGCTGCTGACCAACGATGGGGGCCTTTCGCGTGTGCTGGAACTGCCGACGACCGGTTGGCTGCGTCGCTATCGCGTGCGCGCCCATGGTGAGGTAGACCAGGCCGCGCTCGACAAGCTGAAGGAAGGCATCGCCGTCGACGGCGTCCTCTACGGCGCGATCGACGCGACGCTCGACCGCCAGCAGGGCCATAATGTCTGGATTACCGTCGGATTGCGGGAAGGCAAGAACCGCGAGGTCAAGAACGTCCTCGGCGCGCTCGGTCTCGAGGTCAACCGGCTGATCCGCATCTCCTACGGGCCTTTCCAACTGGGCGATCTGCCGGAGGGGCAGGTTGTCGAAGTGCGTGGACGGATGCTGCGCGACCAGTTGGGGCCGCGCCTGATCGAGGAAGCGAAGGCCAACTTCGATGCGCCGATCTACAGCGATGTCGGTGGTAGCGAGGAGCCCGAACCTGTGACGACTCGTGCCGCGAGCCGGGATGACAGGGAGCGTACCGGCGGATGGTCGCAGGATCGTTCGTCGAACCGGCAGGATTCCAGGCGTGACGATCGCCGCGGGAAGCCGGTATCGCGCGGTGACAAGCGTGACGACCGTGACTTCAGCGAAAAGCCGAAGAAGCGCCCGCCCATGGGGACCTCACGGACCGCGAATGTGTGGATGGCGCCCGGTGCACGTCCGACGACGGATGCCAAGGGGAAGAGAACTTCTGCACGGGCTGAGGCGGAAAAGCTGTTCGACAAGCCCAAGCTTCCGAGCGACCGGAGGGTCCTCGTGAACCGGGCGGAAGAGGACAGCGACTGGATCCGCGCTGAATCTCCTGCGCGGGATAGCAGGGATGGCGACTTTCCTCGCAAGCGACCTGCCGGCGATCGACCTGATCGGGGCGAGCGATCCCCGCGGACCGAGCGCCCGTTTGCGGATCGGCCGCGAGGGGAGGGCTCGTTCCGCGAGAAGCCCCGCGGCGACCGCAAGCCGCGCGAGGAGGGAGAGGGTGCCCGTGGTCGGGGATATTCCGATGACGCCAGGAGTGAGCGCCCCCGCGGCGATCGTCCGTTTGGTGACCCGCCCCGCGGCCCACGCACCGAGCAAGACCGTTCCCGTGGCGACCGGCCACGCGGCAGCAAACCGGCGGGAGATCGTTCCTTCGGAGGCAAACCCGGCGGCGGAAAGTCCTTCGGCGGCAAGCCATCCGGCGGAAAGCCCGGTGGAGGTCGCGGCAAACCCGGCGGCGGTGGCGCAAGACCCGGCGGGCGTCCCGCAGGCGGCAAGCCTCGGACCAGAGGGTAG
- a CDS encoding monovalent cation:proton antiporter-2 (CPA2) family protein — MSGSGTFFTEMLVLLAGAVIAAPIFRLLGLGTILGYLAAGVVIGPVMQEVTDAEEVLHFAEFGIVFLLFVIGLELKPSRLWQMRSDVFGLGPAQVILTGLALTGLAMATGLADWQGALVIGFGLSLSSTAFAVQILNDDGDLNSKYGQRAFSILLFQDLAIVPLLALVSILGKGVDETGQSALTGLVVAVAAVGVMIIAGRYLLTPLFQVIARTGAREVMIATALLIVLGSAAAMQAVGLSMAMGAFLAGLMLAESSYRHELEADIEPFRGLLLALFFMAVGLSLDIHVLWSQIGFIVLAVPVFMIAKGGIIYGLCRLMGSPHNDAMRIAFLLPQGGEFGFVLFTTAMAAGLLSSATASLLIAIVTLSMALTPLGAALSRKLLTVEREELEEDFQGAGADVLMIGFSRFGQITAQILLAGGRDVTVIDDSADRIRQAASFGFRIYFGDGTRKDVLLASGIEKAKIVAVLTQKREITDKIVDLIRSEFPNVRLFARSYDRIHTLSLRERGVEYEIRETLGSGLIFGRRTLEALGMGSAEAEAIEDDIRKRDEERLLLQAAEGLAAGRHMLHNRPVKPEPLIKPKHPSPNEEAAMRAHDKAQEAAD; from the coding sequence ATGAGCGGCAGTGGCACATTCTTTACCGAGATGCTGGTCCTCTTGGCTGGCGCGGTAATCGCGGCCCCTATCTTCCGATTGCTTGGGCTCGGCACCATCCTCGGATACCTAGCCGCAGGCGTTGTGATCGGGCCGGTCATGCAGGAGGTCACTGATGCGGAGGAAGTGCTGCACTTTGCGGAGTTCGGCATCGTCTTCCTGCTGTTCGTGATCGGCCTTGAACTCAAGCCCTCTCGGCTCTGGCAGATGCGCTCCGACGTCTTCGGGCTCGGCCCCGCGCAGGTCATCCTCACCGGGCTGGCGCTCACGGGGCTTGCGATGGCGACGGGGTTGGCCGACTGGCAGGGAGCTCTTGTGATCGGTTTCGGCCTGTCGCTGTCGTCGACGGCCTTCGCTGTCCAGATCCTGAACGACGACGGCGACCTGAACAGCAAGTACGGGCAAAGAGCCTTCTCCATCCTCCTTTTCCAGGATCTCGCGATCGTGCCGCTGCTGGCGCTGGTCAGCATTCTGGGGAAAGGCGTGGACGAAACCGGCCAATCGGCCTTGACCGGCCTGGTGGTCGCCGTTGCTGCGGTCGGAGTCATGATCATCGCCGGTCGATACCTCCTCACGCCGCTGTTCCAGGTCATTGCGCGAACGGGAGCGCGCGAAGTGATGATCGCGACGGCCTTGCTGATCGTGCTGGGTTCGGCGGCCGCGATGCAGGCCGTGGGGCTCTCGATGGCAATGGGCGCCTTCCTTGCCGGCCTGATGCTTGCCGAATCCTCCTACAGACACGAGCTTGAAGCTGACATAGAGCCCTTCCGAGGGCTTCTGCTGGCGCTGTTCTTCATGGCCGTCGGGCTTTCCCTCGATATCCATGTGCTGTGGAGCCAGATCGGCTTTATCGTGCTTGCGGTCCCGGTGTTCATGATCGCCAAGGGCGGCATTATCTACGGGCTCTGCCGCCTCATGGGATCGCCGCACAATGATGCGATGCGGATTGCCTTTCTTCTGCCCCAAGGCGGCGAATTTGGGTTCGTGCTGTTCACGACCGCAATGGCTGCGGGCCTGCTATCGTCGGCCACAGCGTCGCTGCTGATTGCAATCGTGACCTTGTCCATGGCTCTGACGCCGCTCGGAGCCGCGTTGTCCCGAAAACTCCTGACCGTGGAACGTGAGGAACTCGAAGAGGATTTCCAGGGTGCCGGCGCCGACGTTCTGATGATCGGCTTTTCCCGCTTCGGGCAGATCACGGCGCAGATCCTGCTGGCGGGAGGCCGGGACGTCACGGTGATCGACGATTCCGCCGACCGCATCCGGCAGGCGGCGTCGTTCGGTTTCCGCATCTATTTCGGCGACGGCACCCGGAAGGACGTGCTTCTTGCTTCCGGCATCGAGAAGGCGAAGATCGTCGCGGTGCTGACACAGAAGCGCGAGATCACCGACAAGATCGTTGACCTTATCCGCTCAGAGTTTCCCAACGTCCGGTTGTTTGCCCGCTCCTATGACCGGATCCACACACTTTCGCTCCGAGAGCGGGGCGTTGAATACGAGATTAGGGAAACGTTGGGCTCAGGCCTCATCTTCGGACGCAGGACGCTTGAGGCATTGGGGATGGGGTCAGCGGAGGCCGAAGCCATCGAAGACGATATCCGCAAGCGCGACGAGGAACGCCTGCTGCTTCAGGCCGCGGAGGGCCTCGCGGCTGGGCGACACATGCTGCACAACCGCCCGGTCAAGCCGGAGCCGCTGATAAAGCCCAAGCACCCTTCCCCAAATGAGGAGGCAGCGATGAGGGCGCACGACAAGGCGCAGGAAGCTGCGGATTAG
- a CDS encoding GNAT family N-acetyltransferase translates to MNYTIRAATADDVGVILRFITELAIYEKAEEEVEATEASLAASMFGPQAVTEAAILEADGAPAGFAVWFFNYSTWQARNGLYLEDLYVSPRYRGAGAGRLLLRHLARIAVERGCGRFEWSVLDWNEPAIRVYETIGARPQSEWVRYRLTGDSLKAFAAS, encoded by the coding sequence ATGAATTACACGATCCGCGCTGCGACCGCCGACGATGTCGGCGTCATTCTCCGCTTCATTACCGAGCTTGCGATCTACGAAAAGGCGGAAGAGGAGGTCGAGGCGACGGAAGCAAGCCTCGCTGCATCCATGTTCGGCCCGCAAGCGGTGACGGAAGCGGCCATACTGGAAGCGGATGGCGCTCCCGCAGGCTTCGCCGTCTGGTTCTTCAATTACTCCACCTGGCAGGCGCGCAACGGCCTCTACCTCGAAGACCTCTATGTCTCGCCCCGGTATCGCGGTGCGGGGGCAGGCCGGCTGCTTCTGCGCCATCTTGCCAGGATTGCGGTGGAGCGAGGCTGTGGCCGTTTCGAATGGAGCGTCCTGGACTGGAACGAGCCGGCAATCCGCGTTTATGAGACGATCGGTGCGAGACCGCAGAGCGAGTGGGTTCGGTACCGGCTGACCGGTGACAGCCTGAAGGCCTTCGCTGCGAGCTGA
- the rsmD gene encoding 16S rRNA (guanine(966)-N(2))-methyltransferase RsmD, giving the protein MRIVGGEFRGRTLAAPKSNDIRPTVDRTRESLFNIIGHVYPEALQQTRVIDLFAGTGAVGLEALSRGCRQALFVENSVEGRGLLWENIDHLALHGRARILRRDATKLGPNGTIEPFNLLFADPPYGRSFGEAAMLAAHSGGWLAPGALAILEERADVAPSVDPVFRPLEQRLFGDTRMHFFRYEPG; this is encoded by the coding sequence ATGCGCATCGTCGGGGGCGAATTTCGCGGCCGGACGCTGGCCGCACCGAAATCCAATGACATCCGGCCGACTGTCGACCGGACCCGTGAAAGCCTGTTCAACATCATCGGCCACGTCTATCCGGAGGCCCTGCAACAGACCCGGGTCATCGACCTCTTTGCCGGGACCGGAGCAGTTGGCCTCGAGGCGCTTTCCCGCGGCTGCAGGCAGGCCCTGTTCGTCGAGAACAGCGTCGAAGGGCGAGGCCTGCTGTGGGAAAATATCGATCACCTCGCGCTCCATGGGCGCGCCCGCATCCTCAGGCGCGACGCCACGAAGCTTGGGCCGAACGGAACGATCGAGCCGTTTAATCTGCTTTTCGCCGATCCGCCTTATGGCAGGAGCTTCGGTGAAGCAGCCATGCTGGCGGCCCATTCCGGCGGTTGGCTTGCTCCCGGGGCGCTGGCGATCCTCGAGGAGCGCGCCGATGTCGCGCCTTCCGTAGATCCCGTGTTCAGGCCGCTGGAACAGCGCCTCTTCGGCGACACTCGCATGCACTTCTTTCGCTACGAGCCAGGTTGA
- a CDS encoding patatin-like phospholipase family protein produces the protein MTTKLVLADAQGEKSQRDPTFAVAFGAGGARGLAHAHVINALDELGIRPVAIAGSSMGAIMGAGMSAGMTGSEIRAYTLETVGNRGALANRLWSLGPSSMRGTDGGFRFGQFNIEHVLKALLPQAIPADFQGLGIPLKVIATDYYGRSEVVLEEGSLGPALAASAAIPGIFMPVTVNGRIMVDGGIFNPVPYDHLMDMADVVIGVDVVGAPEGDGLSPPSRMESIFGANQLMMQSTISFQLKLQPPHVLLRPPVNHFRVMDFLKAKDIFDYTLPVKEDLKRAVDAIHLAARA, from the coding sequence ATGACCACCAAGCTTGTCCTTGCCGATGCCCAGGGCGAGAAATCACAGCGAGACCCGACCTTCGCGGTCGCCTTCGGCGCCGGCGGCGCTCGTGGCCTGGCGCACGCACATGTGATCAATGCTCTGGACGAGCTCGGGATACGACCTGTCGCTATCGCCGGTTCCTCGATGGGCGCAATCATGGGGGCGGGAATGTCCGCCGGCATGACGGGCAGCGAGATTCGCGCCTATACGCTGGAGACGGTCGGTAACCGTGGAGCGCTCGCCAACAGGCTCTGGAGCCTTGGGCCTTCCTCCATGCGCGGTACCGATGGCGGTTTTCGTTTTGGCCAGTTCAACATCGAGCATGTGCTGAAGGCGCTTCTGCCGCAGGCCATTCCGGCAGATTTCCAGGGCCTCGGCATTCCCCTGAAGGTGATCGCCACCGATTACTACGGGCGTTCCGAAGTTGTGCTGGAAGAAGGTTCACTCGGACCGGCGCTCGCCGCGTCTGCCGCGATCCCCGGCATCTTCATGCCGGTGACGGTGAACGGCCGCATTATGGTTGATGGCGGAATCTTCAATCCCGTGCCTTACGACCACCTGATGGATATGGCGGACGTCGTGATCGGGGTGGACGTGGTCGGGGCGCCGGAAGGGGACGGCTTATCACCGCCAAGCCGCATGGAGAGCATTTTCGGCGCCAATCAGTTGATGATGCAGTCGACGATCTCGTTCCAGTTGAAGCTGCAGCCGCCGCACGTTCTCCTGCGTCCGCCGGTCAACCACTTCCGGGTGATGGATTTCCTCAAGGCGAAGGACATATTCGACTACACCCTTCCGGTGAAGGAGGATCTGAAGCGCGCCGTCGACGCAATCCATCTGGCAGCCAGGGCCTAA
- a CDS encoding TldD/PmbA family protein: MTSAIDSQDLLSRAAQLVDLARAAGADQADAVVVRSRSRSVSVRLGKVEGTEASESDDFSLRVFVGNRVASVSANPGFDVKVLAERAVAMARVSPEDPYACLADEADLARSYPDLQLLDATDVPTEALREAALEAEQAALEVSGVTNSSGAGASAGMGGLVLATSHGFSGSYMASRFGRSVSVIAGEGTKMERDYDFDSRLYFKDLDEPRVIGRRAGERAVKRVNPRQVETGSNITVVFDPRIARGFVGHIAGAINGAAVARKTSFLRDRMGQQVLKTGLNITDDPLVVRGSSSRPFDGEGVSGKRLVMIEDGVLKHWFLSTSTGRELGLPTNGRGVRGGTSVTPASTNLALEPGEVSPEDLIRSVGNGFYVTELIGQGVNMITGEYSRGASGFWIENGELAYPVSEVTIASNLKDMFMRLTPANDIDRKFGIASPTIAIEGMTLAGR; encoded by the coding sequence ATGACCTCCGCAATTGACTCCCAGGACCTTCTTTCGCGCGCCGCCCAGTTGGTCGATCTTGCCAGGGCGGCCGGTGCCGATCAGGCGGATGCCGTGGTTGTCCGCTCCCGCTCCCGCTCGGTCAGCGTGCGGCTTGGCAAGGTGGAGGGCACGGAGGCATCCGAAAGCGATGATTTCTCGCTGCGGGTCTTCGTGGGCAACCGTGTTGCAAGCGTCTCCGCCAATCCGGGCTTCGATGTAAAGGTTCTGGCGGAGCGTGCCGTCGCCATGGCTCGTGTATCACCCGAAGATCCCTATGCCTGCCTTGCCGACGAAGCCGACCTGGCAAGAAGCTATCCCGATCTGCAACTGCTTGACGCGACGGACGTGCCGACTGAGGCATTGCGCGAGGCTGCGTTGGAGGCAGAGCAGGCGGCACTTGAAGTCTCTGGTGTCACCAACTCCTCTGGTGCAGGCGCCTCCGCAGGCATGGGCGGCCTTGTCCTCGCTACGTCTCATGGCTTCTCCGGCAGCTACATGGCCAGCCGGTTCGGGCGCTCGGTGAGCGTCATTGCCGGTGAAGGCACCAAGATGGAGCGCGACTACGATTTCGACAGCCGGCTCTATTTCAAAGATCTCGACGAACCCCGCGTGATCGGCCGCAGGGCCGGCGAGCGCGCGGTCAAGCGGGTCAATCCGCGACAGGTGGAAACCGGCAGCAATATCACCGTCGTGTTTGACCCGCGTATCGCCCGCGGCTTCGTTGGCCATATCGCCGGCGCGATCAATGGCGCGGCTGTGGCGCGCAAGACGAGCTTCCTGCGTGACCGCATGGGCCAGCAGGTGCTGAAAACCGGCCTGAACATTACCGACGACCCTCTGGTGGTGCGCGGCTCCTCCTCGCGTCCGTTCGACGGCGAAGGGGTGTCCGGGAAGCGGCTGGTGATGATCGAGGACGGCGTGCTCAAGCACTGGTTCCTGTCGACGTCGACGGGCCGCGAGCTTGGCTTGCCGACGAACGGACGTGGCGTGCGTGGCGGGACATCCGTGACGCCCGCCTCCACGAACCTGGCGCTGGAGCCCGGCGAAGTCTCGCCGGAGGATCTGATCCGCAGCGTCGGCAACGGCTTCTATGTGACGGAGCTGATCGGCCAGGGCGTCAACATGATCACGGGTGAGTACAGCCGGGGCGCAAGCGGGTTCTGGATCGAAAACGGGGAACTCGCCTATCCGGTCTCGGAGGTTACGATCGCCTCCAACCTGAAGGACATGTTCATGCGCCTCACGCCTGCCAACGACATCGACCGCAAGTTCGGGATCGCCTCGCCCACCATCGCCATCGAGGGCATGACACTGGCGGGACGTTGA